One Nicotiana tomentosiformis chromosome 4, ASM39032v3, whole genome shotgun sequence genomic window carries:
- the LOC138909598 gene encoding uncharacterized protein: MWSVAYVPVGERPLALDVQALANRFVRLDISEPSRALACVVSHSSLFERIKARQYDETYLLVLKDTVQHGDAKEVTIGDDGVLRMQGQICVPNLDGLRELIL; the protein is encoded by the coding sequence ATGTGGAGTGTTGCTTATgttccagttggggagagaccattagcattggatgttcaggctttggccaatcggttTGTAAGGTTGGATATCTCGGAGCCTAGTCGGGctcttgcttgtgtggtttcacattcttctttatttgagcgcatcaaggcgcgtcagtatgatgaaacctatttgcttgtcctgaaggacacggTGCAACATGGTGACgctaaggaagttactattggagatgatggggtattgaggatgcagggtcagatcTGTGTTCCAAATTTGGATGGgttgcgtgaattgattctttag